The Pseudomonas iranensis genome includes a window with the following:
- a CDS encoding MOSC domain-containing protein — MTPLQQLIAEVPQTGRVRWIGVRPESRGPMLELEAVEARLEAGLTGDHARPGVRNARQVTLIQWEHLAVINALMGRPDDEPVRPEDLRRNLVISGINLFSLKGRRFRIGQAILETTGWCQPCARLQNNLGPGTFQAVRGHGGITARVLQSGIIRLDDSVCVEPVPDSGYAAFNPG; from the coding sequence GTGACGCCGCTGCAGCAGTTGATCGCTGAGGTTCCGCAAACCGGTCGTGTGCGCTGGATCGGCGTGCGTCCAGAGTCCCGTGGGCCGATGCTTGAGCTCGAGGCGGTCGAGGCGCGGCTGGAAGCCGGGCTCACCGGCGACCACGCCCGCCCGGGCGTTCGCAATGCGCGACAGGTGACGCTGATTCAGTGGGAGCACTTGGCGGTGATCAATGCATTGATGGGCCGTCCCGATGACGAGCCGGTCCGGCCTGAAGATCTGCGGCGCAATCTCGTTATAAGCGGAATCAATTTGTTTAGCCTGAAGGGGCGGCGCTTTCGCATCGGGCAAGCGATACTCGAAACCACTGGCTGGTGTCAGCCCTGCGCACGCTTGCAGAACAATCTCGGCCCGGGCACGTTTCAAGCCGTGCGCGGGCATGGCGGGATCACTGCCCGGGTGTTACAAAGCGGCATCATTCGCCTCGACGATAGCGTGTGCGTCGAACCGGTTCCGGACAGCGGCTACGCTGCGTTCAATCCGGGCTGA
- a CDS encoding DUF3094 domain-containing protein, translating to MTSRLNPEDQKHVEEYLQLSQHRVERRPFRPWMLLVLVLAVTIGLGLLSRFISYLTL from the coding sequence ATGACCAGCCGCCTGAACCCCGAAGACCAAAAGCATGTCGAAGAGTACCTGCAACTGTCCCAACACCGTGTCGAGCGCCGGCCTTTCCGGCCGTGGATGCTCCTGGTGCTGGTGCTGGCAGTGACCATTGGTCTGGGCCTGTTGAGCCGATTTATCAGTTACCTGACGTTATGA
- a CDS encoding NAD(P)/FAD-dependent oxidoreductase, protein MSHRIVIVGGGAGGLELATRLGKTLGKRGTASVMLVDANLTHIWKPLLHEVAAGSLNSSEDELNYVAQAKWNHFEFQLGRMSGLDRAQKKIQLAATYDENGVELVPAREVAYDSLVISVGSTTNDFGTQGAAQHCLFLDTRKQAERFHQQLLNHYLRAHAGQTDVVEQISVAIVGAGATGVELAAELHNAAHELAAYGLDRIKPENMHITLIEAGPRVLPALPERISGPVHKTLEKLGVNVMTNAAVSEVTADSLITADGNEIKASLKVWAAGIRAPGFLKDIDGLETNRINQLQVLPTLQTTRDENIFAFGDCAACPQPGTDRNVPPRAQAAHQQASLLAKSLKLRIEGKTLPEYKYTDYGSLISLSRFSAVGNLMGNLTGSVMLEGWLARMFYVSLYRMHQMALYGPFRTAMLMLGSKIGRGTEPRLKLH, encoded by the coding sequence ATGTCCCATCGTATTGTCATTGTCGGCGGCGGCGCCGGCGGTCTGGAGTTGGCTACCCGCCTGGGTAAGACTCTGGGCAAGCGCGGCACGGCCAGCGTGATGCTGGTCGACGCGAACCTGACCCACATCTGGAAACCGCTGCTGCACGAAGTGGCCGCCGGTTCCCTGAACTCCTCAGAAGACGAACTCAACTACGTCGCCCAAGCGAAATGGAACCACTTCGAGTTCCAGCTCGGGCGCATGAGCGGACTTGATCGCGCGCAGAAGAAAATCCAGTTGGCCGCGACCTATGACGAAAACGGCGTCGAGCTGGTGCCGGCGCGTGAAGTGGCTTATGACTCGCTGGTGATCAGCGTCGGCAGCACCACCAACGATTTCGGCACCCAGGGCGCCGCGCAGCATTGTCTGTTCCTCGATACGCGCAAACAGGCTGAGCGCTTCCACCAGCAATTGCTCAACCATTATCTGCGCGCCCACGCCGGGCAGACCGACGTGGTCGAGCAGATCAGCGTGGCCATCGTCGGCGCTGGCGCCACTGGCGTCGAACTGGCGGCAGAGCTGCACAACGCCGCCCATGAATTGGCCGCGTATGGTCTGGACCGGATCAAACCGGAAAACATGCACATCACGCTGATCGAAGCCGGCCCACGAGTGCTGCCTGCCCTGCCGGAGCGCATCAGCGGGCCGGTGCACAAGACCCTGGAGAAGCTCGGGGTCAATGTGATGACCAACGCAGCAGTCAGCGAAGTGACTGCCGACAGCCTGATCACCGCCGATGGCAACGAGATCAAGGCCAGCCTGAAGGTCTGGGCTGCCGGCATTCGCGCACCGGGTTTCCTCAAGGACATCGACGGTCTGGAGACCAACCGCATCAATCAGCTGCAAGTGCTGCCGACTCTGCAAACCACTCGCGACGAAAACATCTTTGCCTTCGGTGACTGCGCGGCGTGCCCTCAACCGGGCACTGATCGCAACGTGCCGCCGCGCGCACAAGCGGCGCACCAACAGGCGTCGCTGCTGGCCAAGTCGCTGAAACTGCGCATCGAAGGCAAGACCCTGCCGGAGTACAAGTACACCGACTACGGCTCGCTGATCTCGCTGTCGCGTTTTTCTGCTGTGGGTAACTTGATGGGTAACCTGACCGGCAGCGTGATGCTCGAAGGCTGGCTGGCGCGGATGTTCTATGTGTCGCTGTACCGCATGCACCAGATGGCACTGTACGGGCCGTTTCGCACGGCGATGCTGATGCTGGGGAGCAAGATTGGTCGTGGCACCGAACCGCGTCTGAAACTGCACTAA
- a CDS encoding methyl-accepting chemotaxis protein: MLLRQLNIAPRAALGFALIAVLVALLGVFALGQMSSIRDSEVAVENRWLPSIRGGDEIRELMLRIRTISLRMALDQDPANIATYRGQMDTRDKELSEKIAAYDKLVDTAEGQQLYDQFKKTFAAYRTGIAQSFTLAEQGKRDELTKLLLVDMKTVVDGSGKQLNDLADLFARQVAAESEKSAAHYETSRTIVTLFIALAALATVALAMLLTRSIVRPLSSAVDAAESVAKGDLTRPIETHGNDEVSRLLKALATMQQNLRETLQGISGSATQLATAADELSAVTVDSTQGLQEQNNEIEQAATAVNEMTAAVEEVARNAVSTSDATRQSSQSAQLGQERVSETASAINALASDVQNTGELVQSLAKQSQDIGKVLDVIRAIAEQTNLLALNAAIEAARAGESGRGFAVVADEVRALAYRTQQSTQEIEQMVQGMRSGSSQALESMQASASRAASTLVLAERAGEALVTITASVHEIHERNLVIASAAEEQAQVAREVDRNLVNIRDLSVRSAAGADQTSASSHELSQLANALQGMVRRFQL; encoded by the coding sequence ATGTTGCTTCGTCAGTTGAATATTGCTCCCCGGGCTGCCCTGGGTTTTGCCCTGATCGCGGTGTTGGTGGCCTTGCTCGGCGTGTTTGCGCTGGGGCAGATGTCGAGCATTCGCGACAGTGAGGTGGCGGTGGAGAACCGCTGGTTGCCGAGCATCCGTGGCGGCGACGAGATCCGTGAACTGATGCTGCGCATCCGCACTATCTCCCTGCGCATGGCGCTCGATCAGGATCCGGCCAACATCGCCACCTACCGTGGCCAGATGGACACCCGCGACAAGGAGCTGAGCGAGAAGATCGCCGCCTACGACAAACTGGTCGACACTGCCGAAGGCCAGCAGCTGTATGACCAGTTCAAGAAAACCTTCGCCGCCTATCGCACTGGCATTGCCCAGTCATTCACCCTTGCCGAGCAAGGCAAGCGTGACGAGCTGACCAAATTGCTCCTGGTGGACATGAAGACCGTGGTCGACGGCTCCGGCAAACAGCTCAATGATCTCGCCGATCTGTTCGCCCGCCAGGTCGCTGCCGAAAGCGAGAAGTCCGCCGCGCATTATGAAACCTCGCGCACCATCGTAACTCTGTTCATTGCCTTGGCAGCGCTGGCCACGGTGGCGCTGGCGATGTTGCTCACGCGCAGTATCGTGCGCCCGCTGAGCAGCGCCGTGGATGCCGCTGAAAGTGTCGCCAAGGGCGATCTAACCCGACCGATCGAAACCCATGGCAATGACGAAGTCAGCCGCTTGCTCAAGGCCTTGGCGACGATGCAACAGAACCTGCGCGAGACCCTGCAAGGTATCAGCGGCTCAGCTACGCAACTGGCAACCGCCGCGGATGAACTGAGCGCCGTTACCGTCGACAGCACCCAAGGCTTGCAAGAGCAGAACAACGAAATCGAACAGGCCGCCACTGCGGTTAACGAGATGACCGCTGCGGTGGAGGAGGTCGCGCGCAACGCGGTGTCGACGTCCGATGCCACGCGCCAGTCCAGTCAGTCGGCGCAATTGGGCCAGGAGCGCGTCAGCGAAACCGCCAGCGCGATCAATGCGCTGGCCAGTGATGTGCAGAACACCGGTGAACTGGTGCAGTCGCTGGCCAAACAATCGCAAGACATCGGTAAGGTTCTGGACGTGATTCGCGCCATCGCCGAGCAGACCAATCTGCTGGCGCTCAACGCTGCCATCGAGGCAGCACGTGCGGGCGAAAGCGGTCGCGGCTTTGCGGTGGTGGCCGACGAGGTGCGCGCACTGGCGTATCGCACCCAGCAATCGACGCAGGAAATCGAACAGATGGTGCAAGGCATGCGCAGCGGTTCGAGCCAGGCGCTGGAGTCAATGCAGGCCAGCGCATCTCGTGCGGCGAGCACGCTGGTTCTCGCAGAGCGGGCGGGTGAGGCGCTGGTGACGATCACGGCGTCGGTGCACGAGATTCACGAGCGCAACCTGGTAATCGCCAGCGCTGCCGAGGAGCAGGCGCAGGTGGCGCGGGAAGTGGATCGCAATCTGGTGAACATTCGCGACCTGTCGGTGCGTTCGGCTGCGGGGGCTGATCAGACCAGCGCATCGAGCCATGAGCTGTCGCAACTGGCCAATGCGCTGCAGGGCATGGTGCGGCGGTTCCAGCTCTGA
- the clpB gene encoding ATP-dependent chaperone ClpB produces the protein MRIDRLTSKLQLALSDAQSLAVGHDHPAIEPAHLMQAMLEQQGGSIKPLLMQVGFDVNSLRKELTKELDQLPKIQNPTGDVNMSQDLARLLNQADRLAQQKGDQFISSELVLLAAMDENSKLGKLLLGQGVSKKALENAINNLRGGEAVNDANHEESRQALDKYTVDLTKRAEDGKLDPVIGRDDEIRRTIQVLQRRTKNNPVLIGEPGVGKTAIAEGLAQRIINGEVPDGLKGKRLLSLDMGALIAGAKYRGEFEERLKGLLNELSKQEGQIILFIDELHTMVGAGKGEGSMDAGNMLKPALARGELHCVGATTLNEYRQYIEKDAALERRFQKVLVDEPSEEDTIAILRGLKERYEVHHKVAITDGAIIAAAKLSHRYITDRQLPDKAIDLIDEAASRIRMEIDSKPEVLDRLERRLIQLKVESQALKKESDDAAKKRLEKLQEEIERHEREYSDLEEIWNSEKAEVQGSAQIQQKIEQSRQELEAARRKGDLNRMAELQYGVIPDLERSLQMVDQHGKSENQLLRSKVTEEEIAEVVSKWTGIPVSKMLEGERDKLMKMESLLHKRVIGQEEAVVAVANAVRRSRAGLSDPNRPSGSFMFLGPTGVGKTELCKALAEFLFDTEEAMVRIDMSEFMEKHSVARLIGAPPGYVGYEEGGYLTEAVRRKPYSVILMDEVEKAHPDVFNILLQVLEDGRLTDSHGRTVDFRNTVIVMTSNLGSMQIQELVGDREAQRAAVMDALTSHFRPEFINRVDEVVIFEPLARDQIAGITEIQLGRLRSRLAERELKLELSPEAMDKLIAVGYDPVYGARPLKRAIQRWIENPLAQLILSGHFMPGDTATGKVENDEIVFG, from the coding sequence ATGCGTATTGACCGTTTAACCAGTAAATTACAGTTGGCCCTGTCCGACGCCCAGTCGTTGGCGGTTGGCCACGATCATCCGGCCATCGAGCCGGCGCACTTGATGCAGGCCATGCTTGAACAGCAGGGCGGTTCGATCAAGCCGCTGCTGATGCAGGTAGGCTTCGACGTCAACAGCTTGCGTAAAGAGCTGACCAAAGAGCTCGATCAACTACCGAAAATCCAGAACCCGACCGGCGACGTCAACATGTCGCAGGATCTGGCGCGCCTGCTCAATCAGGCTGACCGTCTGGCTCAGCAGAAGGGCGACCAGTTCATCTCCAGCGAGCTGGTGCTGCTCGCCGCGATGGACGAGAACAGCAAGCTCGGCAAGTTGCTGCTCGGCCAAGGCGTGAGCAAAAAAGCCCTGGAAAACGCGATCAACAACCTGCGTGGTGGCGAAGCGGTAAATGACGCCAACCACGAAGAGTCGCGTCAAGCCTTGGACAAGTACACCGTCGACCTGACCAAGCGCGCCGAAGACGGCAAGCTTGATCCCGTGATCGGCCGTGACGACGAGATCCGCCGCACCATTCAGGTTCTGCAACGCCGCACCAAGAACAACCCGGTGCTGATCGGTGAGCCTGGCGTGGGTAAAACCGCGATCGCCGAAGGGCTGGCGCAGCGCATCATCAACGGCGAAGTGCCGGACGGCCTCAAAGGCAAACGCCTGCTGTCGCTGGACATGGGCGCGTTGATTGCCGGCGCCAAATATCGTGGTGAATTCGAAGAGCGCCTCAAAGGCTTGCTCAACGAACTGTCGAAGCAGGAAGGGCAGATCATTCTGTTCATCGACGAGCTGCACACCATGGTCGGCGCCGGTAAGGGCGAAGGCTCGATGGACGCCGGCAACATGCTCAAGCCTGCGCTGGCTCGCGGCGAGTTGCACTGCGTCGGCGCGACCACGCTCAACGAGTACCGCCAATATATAGAGAAGGACGCGGCGCTCGAGCGGCGTTTCCAGAAAGTCCTGGTGGACGAGCCGAGCGAAGAAGACACCATCGCTATTCTGCGTGGCCTCAAGGAGCGTTACGAGGTTCACCACAAGGTGGCGATCACCGACGGCGCGATCATTGCCGCGGCGAAACTCAGCCATCGCTACATCACGGATCGGCAGTTGCCGGACAAGGCCATCGACCTGATCGACGAGGCCGCCAGCCGTATCCGCATGGAGATCGACTCCAAACCGGAAGTACTCGATCGTCTGGAGCGGCGCCTGATTCAGCTGAAGGTGGAATCCCAGGCCCTGAAGAAAGAAAGCGACGACGCGGCGAAGAAACGCCTGGAAAAACTCCAGGAAGAAATCGAGCGTCACGAACGTGAGTACTCGGATCTGGAAGAAATCTGGAACTCGGAAAAAGCCGAGGTGCAGGGTTCTGCGCAGATCCAGCAGAAGATCGAACAGTCGCGCCAGGAACTGGAAGCCGCGCGGCGCAAAGGCGACCTGAATCGCATGGCCGAGTTGCAGTACGGGGTGATCCCCGACCTGGAACGCAGCCTGCAAATGGTCGACCAGCACGGCAAGAGCGAAAACCAGTTGCTGCGCAGCAAGGTGACTGAAGAAGAGATTGCCGAAGTCGTGTCGAAGTGGACCGGCATCCCGGTGTCGAAGATGCTCGAAGGCGAGCGCGACAAGCTGATGAAGATGGAGAGCCTGTTGCACAAACGGGTAATCGGTCAGGAAGAAGCGGTTGTGGCTGTGGCCAACGCCGTGCGGCGGTCCCGCGCGGGGTTGTCCGACCCGAATCGGCCGAGCGGCTCGTTCATGTTCCTCGGCCCTACCGGTGTCGGTAAAACCGAGCTGTGCAAGGCCTTGGCCGAATTCCTTTTCGATACCGAGGAGGCGATGGTTCGGATCGACATGTCCGAGTTCATGGAGAAACATTCCGTGGCTCGTCTGATCGGCGCGCCACCGGGCTACGTCGGCTATGAAGAGGGCGGTTACCTGACCGAAGCGGTGCGTCGCAAGCCGTACTCGGTGATCCTGATGGACGAAGTCGAGAAGGCGCATCCGGATGTGTTCAACATCCTTCTGCAAGTGCTTGAGGATGGCCGGCTGACCGACAGTCACGGGCGTACGGTGGACTTCCGCAACACGGTGATCGTGATGACCTCCAACCTCGGGTCGATGCAGATCCAGGAACTGGTCGGTGATCGCGAGGCGCAGCGCGCTGCTGTGATGGACGCGCTGACGTCGCACTTCCGTCCGGAGTTCATCAACCGGGTCGACGAGGTGGTGATCTTCGAGCCGCTGGCGCGGGATCAGATCGCCGGGATTACCGAGATCCAGTTGGGTCGTCTGCGCAGCCGTCTGGCCGAGCGCGAGCTGAAGCTGGAACTGAGCCCGGAAGCGATGGACAAGCTGATCGCCGTTGGTTACGACCCGGTGTATGGCGCACGTCCTTTGAAACGGGCGATCCAGCGCTGGATCGAAAACCCGCTGGCGCAGTTGATCCTGTCGGGTCATTTCATGCCTGGCGACACCGCCACCGGCAAGGTCGAGAACGACGAAATCGTTTTCGGCTAA
- the pgeF gene encoding peptidoglycan editing factor PgeF has translation MNWLTPDWPAPASVRACVTTREGGVSEAPFDSLNLGDHVDDRPEAVAENRRRLTEHFSIQPAWLQQVHGITVAHADPGIVATADASWTATPGIACTAMTADCLPALFCDRAGTRVAAAHAGWRGLAAGVLEATLDSLDVAPEDVLVWLGPAIGPQAFEVGAEVREVFVKQLPEAATAFAPSNNAGKFMADIYQLARLRLAERGVTAVYGGGFCTVTDPRFFSYRRASRTGRFASLVWLTR, from the coding sequence ATGAACTGGCTGACGCCGGACTGGCCTGCGCCGGCCAGCGTCAGGGCCTGTGTCACCACCCGCGAGGGTGGTGTCAGCGAGGCGCCGTTCGACAGCCTGAATCTGGGCGATCACGTCGATGATCGTCCTGAAGCCGTCGCCGAGAACCGTCGGCGTCTGACCGAGCACTTCTCCATCCAGCCTGCCTGGTTGCAGCAAGTGCACGGGATCACCGTTGCGCATGCTGATCCGGGCATCGTTGCGACGGCAGATGCCAGTTGGACGGCAACGCCGGGCATTGCCTGCACGGCGATGACGGCGGACTGCCTGCCGGCGTTGTTCTGCGATCGTGCGGGCACTCGCGTAGCGGCGGCCCATGCCGGTTGGCGTGGTCTGGCGGCGGGTGTGCTTGAAGCGACCCTCGATAGCCTCGATGTTGCACCTGAAGACGTGCTGGTCTGGCTCGGTCCGGCGATTGGCCCGCAAGCCTTTGAAGTCGGCGCGGAAGTACGCGAAGTCTTCGTCAAGCAGTTGCCGGAAGCAGCGACAGCCTTCGCACCGAGCAACAATGCCGGCAAGTTCATGGCTGATATCTATCAGCTGGCGCGCCTGCGTCTGGCTGAACGCGGTGTTACCGCTGTTTATGGTGGCGGTTTCTGCACCGTGACCGATCCGCGCTTCTTCTCCTATCGCCGTGCGTCGCGCACCGGTCGTTTCGCCTCTCTTGTTTGGCTCACCCGCTAA
- the rluD gene encoding 23S rRNA pseudouridine(1911/1915/1917) synthase RluD, which translates to MSDKIELRAEVPSELGGQRLDQVAAQLFAEHSRSRLSAWIKEGRLTVDGAVIRPRDIVHGGAILELTAEQEAQGEWIAQDIELDIVYEDDDILVINKPAGLVVHPAAGHADGTLLNALLHHVPDIINVPRAGIVHRLDKDTTGLMVVAKTIQAQTKLVAQLQSRSVSRIYECIVIGVVTAGGKINAPIGRHGQQRQRMAVMEGGKPAVSHYRVLERFRSHTHVRVKLETGRTHQIRVHMAHINFPLVGDPAYGGRFRIPPAANPTMVESLKHFPRQALHARFLELDHPTSGERMSWESPLPEDFVWLLTLLKQDREAFVG; encoded by the coding sequence ATGTCCGATAAAATTGAACTTCGCGCAGAGGTGCCGTCCGAATTGGGCGGCCAACGCCTCGATCAAGTCGCCGCCCAACTCTTCGCTGAGCACTCACGCTCGCGCCTTTCCGCCTGGATCAAAGAAGGTCGCCTGACTGTGGACGGGGCGGTCATCCGCCCGCGCGACATTGTGCATGGCGGTGCCATCCTTGAGCTGACTGCCGAGCAGGAAGCTCAGGGCGAATGGATCGCCCAGGACATCGAGCTCGACATCGTCTATGAAGACGACGACATCCTGGTGATCAACAAGCCTGCGGGCCTGGTGGTGCACCCGGCTGCCGGCCATGCCGATGGCACCCTGCTCAACGCTTTGTTGCACCATGTGCCGGACATCATCAATGTCCCGCGCGCCGGTATCGTGCATCGTCTGGACAAGGACACCACCGGTCTGATGGTGGTGGCCAAGACCATTCAGGCGCAGACCAAGCTGGTCGCACAATTGCAGAGCCGCAGCGTCAGCCGTATCTACGAGTGCATCGTCATTGGCGTGGTCACCGCCGGTGGCAAGATCAATGCGCCGATCGGTCGTCACGGCCAGCAACGCCAGCGCATGGCAGTGATGGAAGGCGGCAAGCCTGCCGTCAGCCATTACCGCGTGCTCGAGCGTTTCCGTTCCCACACTCATGTGCGGGTGAAGCTGGAAACCGGTCGGACCCACCAGATCCGCGTGCACATGGCGCACATCAACTTCCCGTTGGTCGGCGATCCGGCGTACGGCGGGCGCTTCCGCATTCCGCCAGCGGCCAACCCGACCATGGTTGAATCGCTCAAGCACTTCCCGCGTCAGGCCCTGCACGCGCGCTTCCTGGAACTCGATCATCCGACGAGCGGTGAGCGCATGAGCTGGGAATCGCCGCTGCCGGAGGATTTCGTCTGGCTGCTGACCCTGCTCAAGCAGGATCGCGAGGCCTTCGTCGGATGA
- a CDS encoding outer membrane protein assembly factor BamD: MQVKHLLLIAILALTAACSSKEVVDENLSEAELYQQAQTDLDNNSYTSATAKLKALESRYPFGRYADQAQLELIYANYKNAEPEAAKSAAERFIRLHPQHPNVDYAYYLKGLTSFDQDVGLLARFLPLDMTKRDPGAARDSYNEFAQLTSRYPNSRYAPDAKQRMIYLRNLLAAYEIHVADYYLTRQAYVAAANRGKYVVENFQETPSVGDGLAVMTEAYQRLHLDDLAATSLETLKLNYPDHPSLQDGQFVPRVAEADNRSFLSKATLGLIESRPPLPPGETRANQDVQKQFQDAKDAIPNELKPKDENGDVIEEPEPESSDTDRSWFSYMTFGVFD; the protein is encoded by the coding sequence ATGCAAGTGAAACACCTGCTGCTGATCGCCATCCTCGCATTGACCGCTGCTTGCTCATCGAAGGAAGTCGTAGACGAAAACCTCAGCGAAGCCGAGCTGTATCAGCAGGCTCAGACTGATCTGGACAACAACAGCTACACCAGCGCCACAGCCAAGCTGAAGGCTCTGGAGTCGCGTTATCCGTTCGGTCGCTACGCCGATCAGGCTCAGCTGGAGTTGATCTACGCCAACTACAAGAACGCCGAGCCGGAAGCTGCAAAGTCTGCCGCCGAGCGTTTCATTCGTTTGCATCCGCAGCATCCGAACGTGGATTACGCGTACTACCTCAAGGGTCTGACTTCGTTCGACCAGGACGTCGGCCTGCTGGCGCGCTTCCTGCCGCTGGACATGACCAAGCGTGACCCGGGCGCCGCCCGCGACTCGTACAACGAGTTCGCGCAGCTGACCAGCCGCTACCCGAACAGCCGCTACGCGCCGGACGCCAAGCAGCGCATGATCTACCTGCGCAACCTGCTGGCGGCCTACGAGATCCACGTCGCTGACTACTACCTGACCCGTCAGGCTTATGTAGCCGCTGCCAACCGTGGCAAGTACGTCGTGGAAAACTTCCAGGAAACCCCATCGGTCGGCGACGGCCTGGCGGTGATGACCGAAGCCTACCAGCGTCTGCACCTCGACGATCTGGCCGCCACCAGCCTGGAAACCCTGAAGCTCAACTACCCGGATCACCCGAGCCTGCAAGATGGCCAGTTCGTGCCACGCGTAGCCGAGGCCGACAACCGTTCGTTCCTGAGCAAGGCAACTTTGGGCCTGATCGAATCGCGTCCACCGCTGCCGCCGGGCGAAACCCGCGCCAACCAGGACGTGCAGAAGCAGTTCCAGGACGCGAAAGATGCGATCCCGAACGAGCTCAAGCCTAAGGACGAAAACGGCGACGTGATCGAAGAGCCAGAGCCGGAATCCAGCGACACCGATCGCTCGTGGTTCAGCTACATGACCTTCGGCGTGTTCGACTGA
- a CDS encoding PP0621 family protein produces MLRLLFWIALIFAAIWLWRKFKAPASSTRSPREQDAPPMVRCAHCGVHLPRDRALGNQQLWYCSQAHLEQGPGASGR; encoded by the coding sequence ATGCTTCGTTTATTGTTCTGGATTGCCCTGATCTTCGCCGCCATCTGGCTCTGGCGCAAATTCAAGGCCCCCGCCTCGTCCACCCGATCGCCGCGCGAACAGGATGCGCCGCCGATGGTGCGCTGCGCCCACTGCGGCGTGCACCTGCCCCGCGACCGCGCGCTGGGCAACCAGCAACTGTGGTATTGCAGCCAGGCTCATCTGGAGCAAGGCCCGGGCGCCAGTGGTCGCTGA
- a CDS encoding sensor histidine kinase yields the protein MVAEAANADQKQAQRLLRLYHLYRLSVGITLVLLISSNMDNRLLTSANDDLLRGGSWLYLIINMLLVVFLENTRRPAQLFTLALVDVLLLCGLFYAAGGVASALGNLLVVSVAISNTLLRRRIGLLIAAIAAIGIVGLSFLLGLSRPLSANAYLQAGTLGALCFAASLLVQGLIRRLEVSETLAEQRASEVVSLEALNALILQRMRTGILVLDEQRRVQLANHSAQSLLGHSHLQGHLIDEYSPALVERLQLWRNNPTLRPQSLKIPGNGLELQPSFIALEQSPNQQTLVFLEDLAQITQQAQQLKLAALGRLTAGISHEIRNPLGAISHAAQLLAESEELDSADRRLTQIIQDHSQRMNRVIENVLQLSRRQQSAPQRLDLKPWLEDFVGEIREQANERQHIHLRINSGDFTTLMDPNQLRQILDNLIRNAWRHSAQMHEQADVWLALFVDPDSQLAVLEVQDNGPGVSADEQAHLFEPFFTTSSQGTGLGLYLSRELCESNQARLDFKSRQGGGCFCITFAHGRKQS from the coding sequence GTGGTCGCTGAGGCCGCCAACGCCGACCAGAAACAGGCGCAGCGTCTGCTGCGCCTTTATCATCTGTACCGTTTAAGTGTCGGCATCACTCTGGTGCTGCTGATCTCCAGCAACATGGACAACCGCCTGCTGACGTCGGCCAACGACGACCTGCTGCGCGGCGGCAGCTGGCTGTACCTGATCATCAATATGCTGCTGGTGGTGTTCCTCGAAAACACCCGGCGCCCGGCGCAGTTGTTCACCCTGGCCCTTGTCGATGTGCTGCTGTTGTGCGGCCTGTTCTACGCGGCCGGCGGCGTGGCCAGTGCGCTGGGCAATCTGCTGGTGGTCTCGGTGGCGATCAGCAACACCCTGCTGCGCCGACGCATCGGCCTGCTGATTGCCGCCATCGCGGCGATCGGCATTGTCGGCCTGAGCTTTCTGCTGGGGCTCAGCCGCCCCTTGAGCGCCAACGCCTACTTGCAAGCCGGCACCCTCGGCGCGCTGTGCTTTGCCGCCTCGCTGCTGGTGCAAGGGTTGATTCGTCGCCTCGAAGTCAGCGAGACCCTGGCCGAACAGCGCGCCAGCGAGGTGGTCAGCCTGGAGGCGTTGAATGCGTTGATCCTGCAACGCATGCGCACCGGCATTCTGGTACTCGACGAACAACGCCGGGTGCAACTGGCCAATCACAGTGCGCAGAGTCTGCTCGGCCATAGTCACCTGCAAGGTCATTTGATCGATGAATATTCGCCAGCACTGGTCGAGCGCCTGCAACTGTGGCGCAACAACCCGACCCTGCGCCCGCAGAGCCTGAAAATCCCCGGCAATGGCCTTGAGCTGCAACCCAGCTTCATCGCCCTTGAGCAGAGTCCGAACCAGCAGACGCTGGTGTTTCTCGAAGACCTGGCGCAAATCACCCAACAGGCGCAGCAACTCAAGCTCGCTGCGCTCGGGCGTTTGACCGCCGGCATCTCCCATGAAATTCGCAATCCACTGGGCGCGATCAGTCATGCCGCGCAGCTGTTGGCCGAGTCCGAGGAACTCGATAGCGCAGATCGGCGTCTGACGCAGATTATTCAAGACCACTCCCAGCGCATGAACCGAGTCATCGAAAACGTCCTGCAACTGTCCCGCCGCCAGCAAAGCGCGCCGCAACGGCTGGACCTCAAGCCGTGGCTGGAAGACTTCGTCGGCGAAATCCGCGAGCAGGCCAACGAGCGCCAGCACATTCATCTGCGAATCAATTCCGGCGATTTCACCACGCTGATGGACCCCAACCAGTTGCGGCAGATTCTCGACAATCTGATCCGCAACGCCTGGCGTCACAGTGCGCAAATGCACGAGCAGGCCGACGTCTGGCTGGCACTGTTCGTCGACCCGGACAGTCAGTTGGCGGTGCTTGAGGTCCAAGACAACGGCCCCGGCGTGTCGGCCGATGAACAGGCGCATCTCTTTGAACCCTTCTTCACTACCAGCAGCCAGGGCACCGGTCTTGGCCTTTATCTGTCCCGTGAGCTGTGCGAAAGCAACCAGGCACGCCTAGACTTCAAATCACGCCAAGGCGGCGGCTGCTTTTGCATCACTTTTGCTCACGGACGGAAACAAAGTTGA